Proteins encoded in a region of the Sphingomonas japonica genome:
- a CDS encoding lytic murein transglycosylase — protein sequence MSGWNSVSRRAGAVGLAAFFAVALAGPAPAQSEAGFQSYLGELRAQALAQGVSRRTADAVFPTLTMNPRVIELDRQQPGSSSNAIPRFAPYRETHVDAARIRRGRSAYAENRSRLASIERETGVPEQIMVAIWGHETNYGSYTGDFDLARSLATLAYEGRRRPLFSGEFIALLKIMDRGVPRERLKGSWAGAMGYPQFLPSVYLRLARDGDGDGQANIWSNSADALASIANYFVHAGWRPGQPWGIPVNVPASLDRGSLSTPAVSPRCPRVFDRHTRWRTMDEWRALGVTSQRGSWPGGTIQATLLEPDGPGQTAYLLTGNYRVILDYNCSNFYALSVGLLADEIQR from the coding sequence ATGTCGGGGTGGAACAGCGTATCGCGTCGGGCAGGGGCCGTCGGTCTTGCAGCCTTTTTTGCAGTGGCACTTGCCGGCCCCGCGCCGGCGCAGTCGGAGGCGGGGTTTCAGTCCTATCTCGGCGAACTGCGCGCGCAGGCGCTGGCGCAAGGGGTCAGTCGCCGTACCGCCGACGCGGTGTTCCCCACGCTGACGATGAATCCGCGGGTCATCGAACTCGACCGGCAACAGCCGGGCAGCAGCAGCAATGCGATCCCGCGCTTCGCCCCGTACCGGGAAACCCATGTCGATGCCGCGCGCATCCGGCGCGGTCGATCCGCCTATGCCGAGAACCGCTCGCGGCTGGCGTCGATCGAGCGCGAGACGGGCGTTCCCGAACAGATCATGGTGGCGATCTGGGGGCACGAGACCAATTACGGATCGTATACCGGTGATTTCGATCTCGCCCGCTCGCTTGCGACGCTGGCCTATGAGGGTCGGCGGCGACCGCTATTCTCCGGCGAGTTCATCGCTCTGCTCAAGATCATGGACCGCGGCGTTCCGCGCGAGCGGCTGAAAGGCAGCTGGGCGGGTGCGATGGGCTATCCCCAGTTCCTGCCATCGGTCTATCTGCGCCTTGCGCGCGATGGCGACGGTGACGGACAAGCCAATATCTGGAGCAATTCGGCGGATGCGTTGGCGTCGATCGCCAACTACTTCGTTCACGCCGGCTGGCGGCCGGGGCAGCCCTGGGGCATTCCGGTCAACGTCCCTGCCAGCCTCGATCGCGGCAGCCTGAGCACGCCGGCGGTATCGCCGCGCTGCCCGCGCGTGTTCGATCGCCACACCCGCTGGCGCACGATGGACGAATGGCGCGCCCTGGGCGTGACGTCGCAGCGGGGAAGCTGGCCCGGCGGCACTATCCAGGCGACGTTGCTCGAACCCGATGGTCCGGGGCAGACCGCCTATCTGCTGACCGGGAATTACCGGGTCATCCTCGATTATAATTGCTCCAATTTCTACGCGCTTTCGGTGGGATTGTTGGCAGATGAAATTCAGCGCTAG
- a CDS encoding DUF2493 domain-containing protein, producing the protein MANRVLVCGGRDFNDSERVAEILDSLTRPVVIIDGGATGADHEARMWATRNRLPVETYRAHWKDHGRAAGPIRNQRMIDEGKPSIVIAFPGGRGTADMVRRAERAGVAVIEVPARPLPNDVEA; encoded by the coding sequence ATGGCGAACCGAGTTCTGGTTTGTGGCGGTCGTGACTTCAACGACAGCGAACGAGTTGCGGAGATACTCGACAGCCTGACCCGCCCGGTCGTCATCATCGACGGCGGCGCGACCGGAGCAGATCACGAGGCTCGCATGTGGGCGACCCGCAACCGGCTGCCGGTCGAGACCTATCGCGCCCATTGGAAGGACCATGGCCGCGCTGCCGGTCCTATCCGCAATCAACGCATGATCGACGAAGGCAAGCCTAGCATCGTCATCGCGTTCCCCGGTGGTCGCGGCACCGCCGACATGGTGCGCCGTGCCGAACGTGCAGGCGTCGCTGTTATCGAGGTGCCCGCCCGGCCCCTACCAAACGATGTGGAGGCATAG
- a CDS encoding septal ring lytic transglycosylase RlpA family protein yields the protein MKFSASLLLLSALGVGGGANPPTGDEPLQSAGAPYRAPPQAAPGTTPANPLPAPPMTPPIAGDGPRATSGESESRYDEVGFASWYGEELGPNARTASGAAFDPARPIAAHKTLPLGAFVEVTALDTGRTILLEVADRGPHRADRLLDLSRGAAQQLGTHAGSVAAVRVRQVTPSPQDIAALRAGGLAPTRLDAPEILLTALRKRLPGTVSPGSTSAAPAPAAVPASPAVVAPKPPVATSTPQPAAAGRYRVQVATFSTDDRAQALAKRIDGQVERAGSLYRVQLGPFPTSADAKRARDRVAKQGYGDAQIRITD from the coding sequence ATGAAATTCAGCGCTAGCCTGTTGCTGCTCTCCGCACTGGGGGTCGGCGGCGGCGCCAATCCGCCGACCGGCGACGAACCGCTGCAATCGGCAGGAGCACCGTATCGCGCACCGCCGCAAGCGGCGCCGGGGACGACGCCCGCCAATCCGTTGCCGGCGCCGCCGATGACCCCGCCGATTGCGGGAGACGGCCCGCGCGCCACGTCGGGCGAGAGCGAGAGCCGCTATGACGAGGTCGGCTTCGCCAGCTGGTATGGCGAGGAACTGGGGCCGAACGCACGCACCGCCTCGGGCGCGGCGTTCGACCCGGCACGGCCGATCGCCGCGCACAAGACGCTGCCATTGGGGGCGTTCGTCGAGGTCACCGCGCTTGATACCGGGCGCACCATCCTGCTCGAGGTCGCAGATCGCGGGCCGCATCGCGCCGATCGCCTGCTCGATCTGTCGCGCGGCGCGGCACAGCAGCTCGGAACGCATGCGGGGTCGGTTGCAGCGGTGCGCGTGCGGCAGGTGACCCCGAGTCCACAGGATATCGCCGCGCTGCGGGCCGGCGGCCTCGCGCCGACCCGGCTCGACGCGCCCGAGATATTGCTGACCGCGCTGCGCAAGCGCCTGCCCGGAACGGTTTCGCCAGGGAGCACGTCGGCCGCGCCAGCGCCGGCCGCTGTGCCCGCATCGCCGGCCGTCGTCGCTCCCAAACCACCCGTTGCCACCTCGACACCGCAGCCCGCCGCTGCGGGGCGCTACCGCGTTCAGGTCGCAACCTTCTCGACCGATGACCGCGCCCAGGCGCTGGCCAAGCGCATCGACGGCCAGGTCGAACGCGCGGGGTCACTGTACCGCGTCCAGCTAGGTCCGTTTCCGACCAGTGCCGATGCCAAGCGCGCGCGTGACCGCGTCGCCAAGCAAGGCTATGGCGACGCCCAGATTCGCATCACCGATTGA
- a CDS encoding D-alanyl-D-alanine carboxypeptidase family protein — protein sequence MKKLTFGALIAIAIAAPTTAAGPTFTTPAPVAFIQDLSSGAVLYAKDADRRMPPASMAKMMTAYVAFDLIRKGELKLDQMIRVRPETWRQWHGPEAGSTMFLSPNEEVSVENLLNGIIVLSGNDACVVLAEGIAGTEEAFVELMNQRGKALGLTNSRFGNSNGWPDEGRTYVTARDLAHLAAATIEDHPQLYKKFYSRESFTWGETLGAGNPITQANRDPLLGRVSGADGLKTGHTEEAGYGFTGSAEQNGRRLVMVIAGLTSSNQRIAESVRLMEWGFGAWRARPVVAKGKRVETADVQLGSEGEVGLVAPKDLTVTVPAGMSDTLTARVVYQGPIKAPIAAGAHVADLVISSPGMDDQRLPLVAETAVEEAGFFGRVWAGLMSFFA from the coding sequence ATGAAGAAGCTGACGTTCGGCGCCCTGATCGCGATTGCCATCGCTGCCCCCACTACTGCCGCCGGCCCGACCTTCACCACGCCAGCGCCGGTCGCGTTCATCCAGGACCTGTCGTCGGGCGCGGTTCTGTACGCCAAGGATGCCGATCGCCGCATGCCGCCGGCGTCGATGGCAAAGATGATGACCGCCTATGTCGCGTTCGATCTGATCCGCAAGGGCGAGCTCAAGCTGGACCAGATGATCCGCGTGCGCCCCGAGACCTGGCGCCAATGGCACGGTCCCGAGGCGGGTTCGACGATGTTCCTGTCGCCCAACGAGGAAGTCAGCGTCGAGAATCTGCTCAACGGCATCATCGTGCTGTCGGGCAATGACGCCTGCGTCGTCCTGGCGGAAGGCATCGCCGGGACCGAGGAAGCGTTTGTCGAACTGATGAATCAGCGCGGCAAGGCGCTGGGGCTCACCAACAGCCGGTTCGGCAATTCGAACGGCTGGCCCGACGAAGGCCGTACCTATGTCACCGCGCGCGATCTGGCTCATCTGGCAGCGGCGACGATCGAGGATCATCCGCAGCTCTACAAGAAGTTCTATTCGCGCGAGAGCTTCACCTGGGGCGAGACGCTGGGAGCGGGCAATCCGATCACCCAGGCCAATCGCGATCCGCTGCTCGGCCGCGTATCGGGCGCCGATGGGCTCAAGACCGGCCATACCGAGGAAGCCGGCTATGGCTTCACAGGATCGGCCGAACAGAACGGTCGGCGCCTCGTGATGGTCATCGCCGGCCTCACCAGCTCGAACCAGCGGATCGCCGAATCGGTGCGGCTGATGGAATGGGGCTTCGGCGCCTGGCGCGCCCGTCCCGTGGTGGCCAAGGGCAAGCGCGTCGAAACCGCCGACGTACAGCTTGGCAGCGAAGGTGAGGTCGGCTTGGTGGCGCCCAAGGACCTGACCGTGACCGTCCCTGCCGGCATGTCGGACACGTTGACCGCTCGCGTGGTGTATCAGGGACCGATCAAGGCTCCGATCGCTGCCGGGGCGCATGTCGCCGATCTGGTGATTTCCTCGCCCGGGATGGACGATCAGCGGCTGCCGCTGGTCGCCGAAACCGCGGTCGAGGAAGCCGGCTTCTTCGGCCGGGTATGGGCTGGACTGATGTCCTTCTTCGCGTGA